A single Triticum dicoccoides isolate Atlit2015 ecotype Zavitan chromosome 2A, WEW_v2.0, whole genome shotgun sequence DNA region contains:
- the LOC119356048 gene encoding uncharacterized protein LOC119356048: MEAAASSLSSLLVSLRVDGPWTPPAAWDSIAPESASAGVPGPAGRPSRDPIYELTSVPDAALVRLALHALHGVKSSLDEIDELSVLFSSSPADRTSHRIANVWSRSSSTASIGHILSSIGSTGLAVFFLRKFVHYYLFQSREVNCGNREGHGHDVSDDKDTEHSPPYSLVNQAFAAAVEKVLEGYFCSLNTLPPSVKLRRSVGQPDRPSMTSDRASCNSSSEITLLEVYLHTEELRRHIKSLGNICFPKFAGLALCQEGLTTDSNLEFENFPRGTDLLSYLYVRLRDADPVHYALLKYLFIRSCEPYCNFIKLWIYRASVDDPYEEFLITQTENNQIQGGSLGPLGDFTALPFKGSNHVSVPCFLKDICNPLLRTGQQLQVLMKVVKSCNLCSTGGDNYDTSKTILLEEILPWFGTPIECSVNSFTFSKSKAEAVICQRDAMYKSMLEKLHHFFLNIEIIPFGPPSNSLHKSKSPLDTSVSDVELLYGGTHALPICDIMSADEKDNDAYSTSQESSDKLDPLESSECSSSYSSMDEIEVESGITCGNLSSSRFSLYYTSTGEAKCSSETQNVLSYQTSSHHNGTNSASPNDEHHRNVDLGCSNVPMHSQNVEHNVMPDALELDYQYSKFWPFGKFPKNTFNSSPGKMCLVDEFLYTNNESAVEQVSHDDVVYPSHTEKSCNSSIPYNLSTNPILKNAAGHHMESDLRGKWKNQALKSFAFESVTNPCEVYCERSTSLVESEAGATKVVHSTAQISKQPDCSSELLQAKTGSQGYLASSGETEASDNLPKNVCGGALWEKLLEYTAKSTEKIAGDSSSASDMPLDIAIDKCIIQEILLQYKYVSSFTMKLLEEGFDLCGHLLALRRYHFMELADWAESFIVSIYHKKWFSVKSEQKRAEIQGLLDLALQRSSCDTDPYKEKLFIYMKEQPVTSVAASEHGFHMLDDFLLGYKVDWPVNIVITEEALRRYAEIFCYLVQVRFAVLSLTEVWRFLKELTQLISRSGHSRPDILKELNSVMKVRHQVYHFLSTLQQYHHCNLSDISWRRFQHSLKHQVKDMRDIEYVHLCYVTDALHICFLSNETKPVATIIKSMLQQALEFRSCFKSLNDLSESTVNQLNLHSLINFSQVDAIKTRFESNIKDLYILHSKSSKYEELGLSRFWGYLNYNEYHSLKITKDVGCFYF, translated from the exons ATGGAGGCCGCCGCCTCCAGCCTCTCGTCGCTGCTCGTCAGCCTCCGCGTGGACGGCCCCTGGACGCCGCCTGCAGCCTGGGATTCCATCGCCCCCGAGAGCGCGTCCGCCGGTGTTCCAGGCCCTGCAGGGCGTCCCTCTCGGGATCCAATCTACGAGCTCACCTCCGTTCCT GATGCTGCTTTGGTTCGTTTGGCTTTGCATGCACTGCATGGTGTCAAATCATCGCTAGATGAGATTGACGAGCTTTCTGTGTTGTTCTCCTCAAGTCCGGCAGACAGGACATCTCATCGCATTGCAAATGTGTGGTCACGGTCATCTAGCACTGCCTCTATTGGACATATTCTCAGTTCTATAGGCTCTACAGGTCTTGCAGTTTTCTTCTTGCGCAAGTTTGTGCACTATTATCTTTTCCAAAGTCGAGAAGTAAATTGTGGAAATAGAGAAGGACATGGACATGATGTTTCTGATGACAAAGACACTGAGCATTCTCCTCCTTATAGTCTAGTGAACCAAGCATTTGCTGCAGCAGTTGAAAAAGTTCTAGAAGGCTATTTCTGTTCCTTGAATACTTTACCACCTTCAGTTAAGCTGAGGCGGTCAGTGGGACAACCTGATAGACCTTCCATGACCTCAGATAGAGCTAGTTGTAATTCTAGCTCTGAAATCACTCTTCTGGAAGTTTATCTCCACACCGAGGAGTTGAGAAGGCATATTAAGTCCCTTGGAAATATTTGTTTTCCTAAGTTTGCAGGTCTTGCATTATGCCAGGAGGGTTTGACTACTGATTCTAACTTGGAGTTTGAGAATTTTCCGCGGGGCACTGATTTGCTTTCTTATTTGTATGTCCGCCTTCGT GATGCTGATCCAGTTCACTATGCTCTTTTGAAATATCTCTTCATTCGTTCCTGTGAGCCATACTGTAACTTCATTAAGTTATGGATTTACCGAGCTAGTGTTGATGACCCTTATGAAGAATTTCTCATAACACAAACCGAGAACAACCAGATTCAAGGAGGTTCGTTGGGCCCACTAGGTGATTTCACTGCATTGCCCTTCAAG GGAAGTAATCATGTATCTGTTCCATGTTTTCTGAAAGATATATGCAATCCTCTTTTACGCACTGGGCAGCAGCTTCAAGTGCTCATGAAGGTTGTAAAGTCATGCAATCTTTGTTCTACTGGAGGAGATAATTATGACACTAGTAAAACTATCCTTCTGGAGGAAATTCTCCCATGGTTTGGTACGCCAATTGAGTGCTCAGTGAATTCATTTACTTTCTCAAAAAGCAAGGCTGAAGCAGTAATATGTCAGAGAGACGCTATGTACAAGTCAATGCTAGAGAAGCTCCATCATTTTTTCTTAAATATTGAG ATAATTCCTTTTGGTCCTCCGTCAAACTCCCTGCATAAAAGTAAAAGCCCTCTAGACACATCAGTTTCAGATGTGGAGCTATTGTATGGCGGCACCCATGCTCTACCAATTTGTGATAT TATGTCTGCAGATGAAAAAGACAATGATGCTTATTCAACATCGCAAGAATCTTCAGATAAACTAGATCCACTGGAATCTTCAGAATGCTCTTCTTCTTATAGTTCTATGGATGAAATTGAGGTTGAGAGTGGCATCACTTGTGGTAATTTGTCTAGTTCCAGGTTTTCATTGTACTATACAAGTACAGGTGAAGCAAAATGCTCCTCAGAAACACAAAATGTGCTTTCATATCAAACTAGTTCTCATCACAACGGGACAAACTCTGCAAGCCCTAATGATGAGCACCATAGAAATGTTGATTTGGGTTGCAGCAACGTTCCCATGCACTCGCAGAATGTGGAACATAATGTGATGCCTGATGCTCTAGAACTGGATTACCAGTATAGTAAATTTTGGCCATTTGGCAAATTTCCAAAGAACACATTTAATAGTTCCCCTGGAAAAATGTGTTTAGTTGATGAGTTTCTGTATACTAACAATGAAAGTGCAGTGGAGCAAGTATCACATGATGATGTAGTTTATCCATCACACACAGAGAAGTCTTGCAATTCTAGCATTCCTTACAATCTCAGCACCAATCCCATTCTGAAGAATGCGGCTGGTCATCATATGGAGAGTGACTTGCGAGGAAAATGGAAAAATCAAGCACTTAAAAGCTTTGCTTTCGAGTCGGTCACGAATCCATGTGAAGTATACTGTGAAAGAAGCACGTCCCTTGTGGAGTCTGAAGCCGGAGCTACAAAGGTTGTACATTCCACTGCTCAGATTTCTAAACAGCCTGATTGTTCCAGTGAGCTTCTTCAAGCTAAGACAGGGAGTCAGGGATACCTTGCTTCATCAGGAGAAACAGAAGCaagtgataatcttccaaaaaatgtcTGCGGGGGAGCATTATGGGAGAAATTGTTAGAATATACTGCTAAATCAACAGAAAAGATAGCTGGAGATAGTAGTTCAGCATCTGATATGCCACTTGATATAGCTATTGACAAGTGCATTATACAAGAAATTCTGCTTCA ATATAAATATGTTAGCAGCTTCACAATGAAGTTGCTTGAGGAGGGTTTTGATCTTTGTGGACATCTACTAGCACTACGACGGTACCATTTCATGGAACTAGCTGACTGGGCAGAATCTTTTATTGTTTCCATttatcataag AAATGGTTCTCTGTTAAGTCTGAGCAGAAAAGAGCAGAGATCCAAGGGCTTCTTGACTTGGCCTTGCAGAGGTCTTCATGTGATACCGATCCTTATAAGGAAAAACTGTTTATATACATGAAAGAACAGCCAGTCACTTCTGTGGCAGCCTCTGAACATG GTTTCCACATGCTGGATGACTTCTTGCTGGGTTATAAAGTTGATTGGCCAGTGAATATTGTCATTACAGAGGAGGCACTTAGGAGATATGCTGAAATATTCTGTTATCTTGTTCAAGTCAGGTTTGCAGTCTTATCACTGACTGAAGTATGGCGGTTTCTAAAG GAGTTGACACAGTTAATCAGTCGCTCTGGCCACAGTAGACCTGATATATTGAAAGAATTAAACTCTGTGATGAAAGTGAG ACATCAAGTTTACCATTTTCTATCAACATTACAGCAGTACCACCATTGCAATTTGTCTGATATATCATGGCGCCGTTTTCAACATTCCCTTAAACATCAG GTTAAAGATATGCGGGATATCGAGTATGTGCATTTGTGTTATGTTACAGACGCACTTCACAT ATGTTTCTTATCCAATGAGACAAAACCAGTTGCCACCATAATCAAAAGCATGCTTCAACAAGCTTTGGAGTTCCGGTCATGTTTTAAGAGTCTTAATGACCTTTCAGAATCAACAGTTAATCAGCTTAATCTGCATTCTCTTATAAACTTCTCTCAG GTGGATGCAATTAAAACGAGGTTTGAGAGTAACATCAAAGATCTGTATATTTTGCATTCGAAGTCTTCAAAGTATGAGGAGCTTGGTCTTTCTCGCTTCTGGGGGTATCTGAACTACAATGAGTATCACTCTTTGAAAATCACCAAGGATGTGGGATGCTTCTACTTCTGA